CGAGGGTGGCCCGCGCCACAGCAGGATGCGTTCCTCGCACAGGCGCACGGTGCCGGCGCGTATTACATCGGCGACCCCGACGACGTCGCCGAGCGCATCGTCGACCTGCACGGCCACCTCGGCCATATGCGGCACTTCCTGCAGATGGACATCGGCAGCCTCCCGCAGGAGCACTACCTCGAGTCGATCGAGCTGCTCGCCACCGAGGTCAAGCCCCGCGTGACACGTCTGCTCGCGAAGAAGTAGCGCGCGGAGGCTGCGTCATTGCCCCTGTGTTTACATAGGGGCCATGACGACAGATGGCGACTTCGCGCAGCATCCGGCTGACTCCGAGTGGCACCGCAGGCTCACCTTCGGTGAGCGGCCCGATGGATCCTGGATGACGCAGGGCCCCGCGCACGCGTACGAGAGCGTCGTGATGCGACCGCTGGAGCCGATGTTCGTCCCGGAGAAGCCGCGTCATGGCGAGCTCGATCCGCAGAACTGCGGGTCGTGTGCGCCATCGGAGCACACGATCTGGGCGGACGAGCACTGGCAGGTGCGCGCGGGATGGGAGACGGGCGGGCTTCCCTTCATCGGCGCGATCGCGCCGCGCGAGCACTGGCTGCTGGAGGATGCGCCGCTGGAGGTCATGGCGGCGCTCGGCCCGCTGATGCAGCGGATCTCCGAAGCCGTGAAGACCATTCCCGGCGTCGCCCGGTGCCACTTCAGTCGCTGGAACGACGGATCCGCACACCTGCACCTCTGGGCGTTCGCGCGGCCTGCGGGAATGATGCAGGGCCGCGGCGCCGTGCTCTCATACTGGGACGGGATGCTGCCCGAGATGAGCGAAGAGATGATGAACGAGTACGTCGGCATCGTCGCGCAGCGTCTCGCCGCCGGCGGAGGAGAGGCCTTCCCGCACCGCGCGGTGTGAACAGTCGAGCATCCGGGGCTGCAAAAGGGGCAGACTAGACGCGTGCGCACCATTCGTGATCTGGACACCGTCGAACTCATCATCAAGGCGCAGGAGCTGCTGGATTCGATCCGCGGCCCCGAGCGCGTGATCGATGCCGGCACGCTGCGTGCCCTGGAGCAGTCGGGCAACTATGTCGTAGGGCTCTTCGACGGCGAGGGTGCGGATGAGCGCATGGTCGGCGCATCCATCGCCTTCTTCGGCGTGCCTGCGCAGCGCACGATGCACTCGCACATCACCGCGCTCCTGCCCGAGTACCGCGGTCGCGGCTGGGGGCGTGAGCTCAAGGAGCACCAGCGTCAGTGGGCCTTCTCGCGCGAGGTCGGACGCATCACGTGGACCTTCGACCCGCTTGTAGCCCGCAACGCGCACTTCTTCCTCTCGGTGCTCGGCGCCCGCGTCACCGGGTACTCGGTCAACAACTACGGCATCTTCGGCGGCGGCGACGCCGGCGACGAGAGCGACCGACTGGATGTCGAGTGGAAGCTCGCCGACATCGCCAAGGCGCCCGCGGCCGATGCGGTTGCCGCGACGCTGGAGATCCCCGAAGACGTCGAGGCGATGCGCGTGAGTGACCCGGATGCTGCGCACGAGTGGCGTCTGCGCCTTCGTGACGAGATGCAGCAGCTGCTCGGACAGG
The DNA window shown above is from Microbacterium keratanolyticum and carries:
- a CDS encoding GNAT family N-acetyltransferase, which codes for MRTIRDLDTVELIIKAQELLDSIRGPERVIDAGTLRALEQSGNYVVGLFDGEGADERMVGASIAFFGVPAQRTMHSHITALLPEYRGRGWGRELKEHQRQWAFSREVGRITWTFDPLVARNAHFFLSVLGARVTGYSVNNYGIFGGGDAGDESDRLDVEWKLADIAKAPAADAVAATLEIPEDVEAMRVSDPDAAHEWRLRLRDEMQQLLGQGLRPVGFEAGRGYLFTA